The window TGTTTCAATCATCCTAAAAAAAAACCTGGTATCCCTTCTAGGTATTCTAGAAGTCTTAAAAGCAAAGTCAACCAGATGCTAGTATGCTACACCCTTCCTTTCTCACCAAAACAACCTTAAAACAATTAACTTCAAAATGTAAATAAAAaatttagtgagttacccaataTACCACATTACATTACACATACAACGCCTACGCCTACAAATGTTATAGTCTCATTATAGTCTCACATACGATTGTTATAGTTCCATATATAATTTCTATTGTGTCAAATATAATTGTTATAGTCCCACTATAGTCTCACATACAATTGCATTAGTCCCACCATAGTCTCACATTCAATTTCTATAGTCATAATATAGTCTCACATCCGTCATACAGACTATCTAGCACACAAGGACATCTAATGTCACATGTAGTATAGTAAAAAAACTCACATGAATCTAGCAACCACAATCATAAAAGCAGTCTCCTCAACGTAACCATGTGTCATGACTCGACTTTAGTCGTAACAAAACAACTACATGACAAAATACGCACGAGGTGATACCAACCTTCATGTTGCGACCATCATGCTCATATCGCGTCTTCTGGGCAGAATCATGTATTCCATTAAGTGTTTAATCCTTTAAGCCATAGGCTATAACTTTCTACAATTTATTTAACGAcgttcttaatggataaagttttcaactttatctaTAACGAAACCTCTAACATAGCCAACACTAACCCTAGATCTATAATTAGGGGAAAATGTCAAGGACATTCTTGCATGGATCCAAGGGGGATTGAGCTTGCACTCGACTCAACTTAATGTGTTGAGAAAGCCATCCAAAACAACTAGTAACTTGGAGTTTTTTCAAACTCTAAGCCACTCAACCATAAATGGACCAAATCATGCTAAAAACCTAGATGTAGAAGCATTCAACCctaaagatctaaactttataaCTTATAGTGGATTTTGAAGTGACAAGAAAGTGGAAACTTCACTTGCTTCTTCTTTAAGAATCACATCACAAACACGAAAACATAAAGAAGGACACTTAATAGGCTATGGTTTCTACTCTAGGGCTTCTAAGAGACAGATGTTGAGTCCGAGCCTTTAAATATGGTCTGAAACTTAAGACATGGGGTTTTGAGCTATTACGGTGACGCGCCGCGACAAAGACATGGTCGTGTCGTGAAGTTGCTTTTCTCTCTAAACCAACTATCTTATTTCAAAAATGAACATAGTTATTTTTATATGATTCTATAGTTCTATGAGTTGCAGTTGATTATATGTtggtctcatatatatatatatatatatatatatatatatatatatatatatatatatatatatatatatatatatatatatatatatatatatataagtggtgAAGTTGCTTTTCTCTCTAAACCAACTATCTTATTTCAAAAATGAACATAGTTATTTTTATATGATTCTATAGTTCTATGAGTTGCACTTGATTATATGTtggtctcatatatatatatatatatatatatatatatatatatatatatatatatatatatatatatatatatatatatatatatatatatatatatatatatatatatatatatatatatatatatatatatatataaccttgcTTAAATAAGCTCGTGAGTTTCACGAGCCAAGTATTCTAATATTTGAGCTTGGCTCGATATTGTACTCTAGTAGCTTGAGTTCGAATTGACTTCAACCGAGTTAATTTTAAGTATATTTTGAATCGGTCTCGAGTATCTCACTAGTTGGTTCGAATAAGTTATATCTATACTTATAACTCAAACATGATGAAGACGGCTTAGTGATTATCTCTTTGTATAATACATTCCATACTATAATTCAAACATTATTTAGACTACATAATGATGATATCTAGGTATAGTATGAGACACTTTAGGATGGAGTTGATACAAATTCGAATTACACAAATTAACTTTGTATCCGCCATTCAAAAATAATGTCACATATAAGCCTACTGCAGTTCAACGGATTCTTTCTGGTCACATATCTAGGTTGTTGTATCATATTCGTTTAAAAATAGGCATGCTAGAAATTATCAGTTTTATTAAAGTCATGGGTGTAAACtgataattttaaaatatatattttgaggACTCTTATGTGGCCTTTTATGTCTCTTGTCACCCATCATTCCTTTTCACCTCATCACTCACCACCCAACCCAAGTGGCAGTTCACCAGTATCTTTCATGGATCAATGGTGGGCCCTCTACCTTCTCTCTCTATATATCTCCagcgactatatatatatatataggttggtGGTGGCGTAAACCTGGATAAGTTTGTTTTGAAGGGTTTCTACATTATAAGCATCGGGATATAATAGCATTAAGATTGTCAAGTATTTTTATTTTTCCGCTGGTGATTGGTGGTGCTTATCGATGGGAAGACAGCCGTGCTGTGATAAACTAGGGGTGAAGAAAGGGCCGTGGACGGCCGAGGAAGATAATAAACTCATCAACTTTATACTAACCAGCGGCCAATGTTGTTGGCGTGCTGTCCCTAAGCTCGCAGGCCTCCGCCGGTGTGGGAAGAGCTGTCGTCTCCGGTGGACCAACTACCTTCGACCTGACTTGAAGCGTGGCCTACTCactgagtctgaagaacaactggTTATTGATCTCCATGCTCGTCTCGGAAATCGGTAGGTCGTCGTTGGACTCACTCACTCCAACAAAAAGAAATTCTCAATCTTTTTTAAAATTACATACTCCAGTCTCAAATCTTTTTAGAATTTCATTATCGTATCTTATGTTTTAAATAAATTCGCTTTTGGTTGTTTAAGACCACCCGTTCTGTCTATATACGAATTTTATAAAGACAAAAGTATCTTATTAAAAACAAAAgcgatcaaataaattatatatcaaaataTAAGTCATACCAATCAAATAAATATGGTTTATGGCCGACATGTTTCATAGTAAAGCTACGACGAGGTATTTTAGTGCCTAATTAATTTCATTGGTCTAATTCTCAATCTATCCTTTAACATTTATTTCCAAAAAAGTAATACATAAGATGTTCCTTTCGTTTTCGTCATTGAATTTTAAAGCGAACTTCATCTTAATTTGTGGTTCGGGTAGATGATCTTTCATGTTATGAAAATAAAATCTcagcaaacaaaaaaaaaatgaaatgaaattggAACAAATTCTTTTAAATTTTTCTGTATCATACAGTATTCACTAAATTTCTTTATCATTTGATTGTTTGTTAGGTGGTCTAAAATCGCAGCAAGATTACCAGGACGAACAGATAACGAGATTAAGAATCATTGGAACACTCATATCaagaaaaaactcataaaaagagGAATTGATCCTGTCACTCATGAACCACTTGAAAAGGAATCTCCAGACACAAAAACCTCATCTTGTCCAGGAGAACACTCCTCAGAATCTGAAAATAACAGCCTTTCACCACTGCTCGAAAGCATCAATGCTACTGGAAACTCGGAGGAGAACTCAACCTCCTCACCACCTGAAAATTGTTCAACTTTGAGTGATGAgccacataaattgtttgatagccTTTGTGAAGATGAAAAGTTATTAAGCTACCTTCTAGGTGATGATGAGCCTCCACTAGTTGATACAACGACTTGGGAGTTACCAAACACTGCACAAAACTTCAATAACTTTAGTTCGTGGGATGATTGTGCTACGTGGCTATTTGATTGTCAAGATTTTGGAGTTCATGATTTTGAGCTGAACTGTTTCAATGAAGTTGAGATGAACATCTTAGACAGACTAGAGACCGGAAAGAAACAACAAAAATGAAGTTATTTAGTTCAAAGGAATAAGATTGTGATCATGTTCTGGAGCTCATTTAATCATTCATGGAGATCCAATGAGTTTGTAGAACAGTAATACAGTCCCAATCCTGAGAACTAGATTAAAATGTTGGCCCGGTTTTTTTACATGGTGGAATGAGACGCTTCATCTAAGAGTCTGAAAGAGAAACAAGTATTATATGTTAGTAATATTACACATGTTGGGAATTAGTCAATTTTATGTTTTTAGTGTTACTAAGCACCATGTATATGATGGTATAGAAGAAAACTCAAGCCTTAAAAGAGATTTCTCCCCATCAATTAGGTAACTTTATCAAACAACAAAAAGGTGTAGCTACTTAGAAAATATGGTTAAAGTAGGAACAAATGTCAAATGTCCAGAACATAGAAAGGTCTTTGTGAATATGGAAAGTTATTGTATATGCCTTCTTTTGTcgacaaactatatatatatatatatatatatatatatatatatatatatatatatatatatatatatatatatatatatatatatatatatatatatatatatatatatatatatatatatatatatatatgtatgtatgtatatatatatatgcatgtatgtatgttttCTTTTGTTGACAAACAATATTACATTTTTTTCTTCCGAGATACTAGTTTTTTCTTCTTAATTTGCTGCCCATCTTAAGATCTTCTGCATAAGTTTTAGATTTATA of the Lactuca sativa cultivar Salinas chromosome 6, Lsat_Salinas_v11, whole genome shotgun sequence genome contains:
- the LOC111913882 gene encoding MYB-like transcription factor ODO1, which codes for MGRQPCCDKLGVKKGPWTAEEDNKLINFILTSGQCCWRAVPKLAGLRRCGKSCRLRWTNYLRPDLKRGLLTESEEQLVIDLHARLGNRWSKIAARLPGRTDNEIKNHWNTHIKKKLIKRGIDPVTHEPLEKESPDTKTSSCPGEHSSESENNSLSPLLESINATGNSEENSTSSPPENCSTLSDEPHKLFDSLCEDEKLLSYLLGDDEPPLVDTTTWELPNTAQNFNNFSSWDDCATWLFDCQDFGVHDFELNCFNEVEMNILDRLETGKKQQK